GATATACAGCTAGCTTGAACCATGGGTGCTGGTGGACGGATGAATGTTGCTAAACCAGAAGATAAACCACTCGCTTTCAAACGCGTCCCAGTCTCAAAACCTCCATTCGAACTAAGCGATCTCAAAAAAGCGATCCCACCACACTGTTTCAAGCGTTCGCTAGTACGCTCATTCGCAGCTGTTTTTCGCGATTTCATCATCATTGGCGCCTTATACTATCTAGCCGATAATTTCATTCCTATGCTCCCTAAACCCTTATCATACGTTGCGTGGCccgtttattggttctttcaaggaGCTTATCTCATGGGCCTATGGGTCATAGGCCACGAATGCGGTCATCACGGGTTTAGTGACTACCCGTGGCTAAACGACACCATTGGGTTCATTGTCCACTCTTTAATCCTAACACCATATTTCGGATTCAAATATAGCCATCGTACACATCACGCTAACACAAATTCAATTGAATATGACGAGGTTTGGATCCCCAAACGCAAGTCCGATAAGCTTTACTCCGAAATTTTAAACAACCCTACGGGCGCTTTCATTGTGTTTGTGTTCAAGATCGTTCTTGGTTTCCCATTATACTTCGTATTCAATCTTTATGGACGAAAATACGAAAAGGGAATCACGAGCCATTTCTATCCGTACAGTCCCATCTTCAATGATAGCGAACGATTTCAGATTTTTTTGACCGATTTAGGAGTTTTCGGGACATGTTACTTGGTTTACAAAATGGCTGCAATCAATGGTACACAATGGATGATGAACATTTATGGAATGCCTATTTTATTCATGAGTGGTTTCTTTATTTTACTAACATATTTACATCACACACATCCTTCGATTCCTCATTACGATTCAACCGAATGGGATTGGTTAAGAGGTGCTTTAGCAACGGTCGATAGAAACTTTGGATTCTTGAACCACGCGTTCCATGATGTCACTCGGACCCACACCGTGCATCATCTTTTTCCTACGATTCCACATTATCATACTTTTGAGGCTAGGGAAGCTGTGAAGCCGATTTTGGGTGAGTACTATAAGTACGATGATACACCGATTCTAGAGGCTGTTTGGAGGGAGACGAAAGATTGTATATTTATCGAACCCGATGAGGTTAATGGGGAGAAGAAGGGTATCTACTGGTTTTACAAATAGACAATAATAACCAAATGGATTAGCTAAGTTACATATGATCAAAATGTTGTGAAAGTTATGTACTTTGTCTTTTGTTTTTACTttgcataataaaataataaatttaattcAAATTATCATATGAGTTTATCATATGAGTAACTTGTCATTACGGTTCCTCTTGTTTTAGCAATGTGATATG
This window of the Rutidosis leptorrhynchoides isolate AG116_Rl617_1_P2 chromosome 7, CSIRO_AGI_Rlap_v1, whole genome shotgun sequence genome carries:
- the LOC139858691 gene encoding delta(12) fatty acid desaturase DES8.11-like; the protein is MGAGGRMNVAKPEDKPLAFKRVPVSKPPFELSDLKKAIPPHCFKRSLVRSFAAVFRDFIIIGALYYLADNFIPMLPKPLSYVAWPVYWFFQGAYLMGLWVIGHECGHHGFSDYPWLNDTIGFIVHSLILTPYFGFKYSHRTHHANTNSIEYDEVWIPKRKSDKLYSEILNNPTGAFIVFVFKIVLGFPLYFVFNLYGRKYEKGITSHFYPYSPIFNDSERFQIFLTDLGVFGTCYLVYKMAAINGTQWMMNIYGMPILFMSGFFILLTYLHHTHPSIPHYDSTEWDWLRGALATVDRNFGFLNHAFHDVTRTHTVHHLFPTIPHYHTFEAREAVKPILGEYYKYDDTPILEAVWRETKDCIFIEPDEVNGEKKGIYWFYK